One stretch of Gavia stellata isolate bGavSte3 chromosome 25, bGavSte3.hap2, whole genome shotgun sequence DNA includes these proteins:
- the SRR gene encoding serine racemase, translating to MAGPPRLALADIRAAEGRLRGRLHRTPLLTSGGLDRLAGRRLLFKCELFQRTGSFKIRGALNAVRSLVEESERSGAGLPQAVVTHSSGNHGQALACAAQAEGIPAYIVVPRTAPRCKQAAIRTYGATLVPCEPSDKSRAETAAQVVQERGGIMVHPNQELAVMAGQGTIALEVLEQAPEVNAVVVPVGGGGMIAGIAVAIKALRPDVKVFAAEPCNADDCYQSKVRGELTPNLHPPDTIADAVKTSIGPNTWPIIRDLVDDVLTVSEEEIKRATRLVWERMKLLIEPTAGVGVAAVLSEQFQAVPRDVENVCIVLCGGNVDLSSLTWLTDLPGKAE from the exons AtggccgggccgccgcgcctgGCGCTGGCCGACATCCgggcggcggaggggcggctgcggggccggcTGCACCGCACGCCGCTGCTCACCAGCGGGGGCCTGGACCGCCTGGCCGGCCGACGGCTGCTCTTCAAGTGCGAGCTCTTCCAGAGGACCGGCTCCTTCAAG ATCCGCGGTGCCCTGAACGCAGTCAGGAGCCTCGTTGAGGAAAGCGAGCGAAGCGGAGCGGGGCTGCCCCAAGCCGTTGTGACGCACAGCAGCGGGAATCATGGCCAGGCGCTCGCCTGCGCTGCTCAGGCAGAAG GGATTCCTGCCTACATCGTGGTGCCCCGGACAGCCCCACGCTGTAAGCAAGCTGCCATCCGCACCTACGGCGCCACACTGGTGCCGTGCGAGCCCAGTGACAAG TCCAGAGCCGAGACAGCAGCTCAGGTAGtccaggagagaggaggaatcATGGTGCACCCCAACCAGGAGCTGGCGGTGATGGCGGGGCAAGGCACTATCgccctggaggtgctggagcag GCGCCCGAAGTAAATGCAGTGGTGGTTCCCGTCGGAGGCGGAGGAATGATTGCAGGAATAGCAGTTGCCATCAAG GCTTTGAGACCAGATGTGAAAGTGTTTGCTGCTGAGCCATGCAACGCAGACGACTGTTACCAGTCCAAGGTAAGAGGGGAACTGACCCCCAACCTTCACCCGCCGGATACCATCGCAGATGCAGTTAAAACCAGCATTGGACCAAACACATGGCCCATCATCAGGGATTTGGTTGATGACGTCCTGACAGTCTCGGAGGAAGAAATCAAG CGAGCCACGCGGCTGGTGTGGGAAAGGATGAAGCTGTTGATTGAGCCAACAGCGGGTGTGGGAGTGGCGGCCGTGCTCTCGGAGCAGTTCCAGGCAGTCCCCCGGGATGTGGAGAACGTTTGCATCGTGCTGTGTGGGGGAAACGTGGACCTGAGCTCCCTGACCTGGCTCACAGACCTCCCTGGGAAAGCAGAATGA